The Burkholderia ubonensis genome has a window encoding:
- a CDS encoding YybH family protein: protein MQQIRRLAAPVAACFAFFAFAVPAVASGPQPRIEAAINTENARWADAFARGDYEAIGRLYTHDGALLPPGGNRVTGGSAIAAYFAKQYAGAKPDTVSFSNYEFYGNDRAVTEVSDAEIRDHAGAVKYRGKQILLFLKEGGAWKLHRDIWNDYATRTCPHFCGRGG, encoded by the coding sequence ATGCAACAGATTCGTCGTCTTGCCGCACCCGTTGCGGCCTGCTTTGCTTTTTTCGCCTTTGCCGTGCCGGCAGTTGCCAGTGGCCCGCAGCCTCGAATCGAAGCGGCCATCAATACCGAAAACGCGCGGTGGGCCGATGCCTTTGCGCGAGGGGATTACGAGGCGATAGGCCGCTTGTATACGCACGACGGCGCACTGCTGCCGCCCGGCGGCAACAGGGTGACGGGTGGCAGCGCGATTGCCGCATACTTCGCCAAGCAGTATGCCGGGGCAAAGCCCGACACCGTATCGTTCAGCAATTATGAGTTCTACGGTAACGACCGGGCCGTGACGGAGGTTTCGGATGCGGAAATCCGTGACCATGCTGGGGCCGTCAAATACCGTGGCAAGCAGATCCTCCTTTTTCTGAAGGAGGGCGGTGCGTGGAAATTGCATCGCGATATCTGGAATGATTACGCTACCCGAACCTGTCCGCATTTTTGTGGGCGAGGCGGTTGA